The sequence AatatgaatcttaatgtttatggGGATATCTGTCCAGAAATTGCATATGCAGAGATTGGATTGGATGCGGGCTAGAGGCAGGCGTGGAATGTAGAAACACGAGATAATAATTCTTGCTCTGGGCAAATAAAGAAAGAGATCAATAAACCGTAgaaaacaacctttttattattattattgcgaTTGATAGTTCATATAATCTATGTGTTTTGGAAAGTCACTTGTTCTGCTGATCTTTAAGAAGTCCAAACATGACTCTTCAAGTTCACTACACTCTTCTGTTGATTTCATAGAAGTAACTTAGGATTATTACAGTTGCAGCAACGGCGACTCCCACAGCAGTTTGAGCTAGCAAGGTACGGTTCTTTGTGATTGCTTTGAGACTCGAGGAAGGAGGAGTAAAGCCCAACTCTGATAACTTCTTGTGTGATTCTGCATAATCTGAAAAGAATGCATCCTCATCCTGCCATTTAACCAACAACTTTCTCAATTCACTATCTAATCAGCAGCTGATTCGGAACTTTCCTAAATTAATCTCCATCTAACAAGAACACATCATATGGAAACTACCTCTGGAATTGCCCGACATATTAATGACGAACGACATGCAACAGAAACTGAAGAAAACCTTACGTTGGCTACTAAAATATGTCACAGCAAGGCAACACAACATGGAGAATATGTAATCTTTAAAGTTCATGAGAATATTACCTCTACGTACAGCACGACATATTTGCGGAACTCGGGATCTTCAACAAGAACCCTGTCTGTCCGCAGTTTTAACAGTCCCTCTGAATCCCCTTTCAAGAGCTCCCTGATTGcaataaaaaagagattgatTCTTTATATCTGCTTTCACCATGACTTTGCAAATTATGCTAGTGAGCTGGCATATGGAATGAgctcaaaattaaatatgttcttACTGGAAGTAAGAGTTGTCAAACTTCAAAGGCTCCTTTGTCCAAGGGCCATCAAAGCCTGATCTATCTCGATGAGCCCTTCCCTACAAAACCCAAAGAAACATCAACTTTAGTTATGTTTTGACAACCCAGAAAAAAACTGCATCGGTCAAAAAGTACCAATGTGTGGCCTCCAGACAGTGCCACAATGTCCTTGTCCGATAGACCCATGCGATAGAACACATCCCTTAAATGTGATGCTCCTGCAACCAGAATgaatcataatataataatttccaTATCATAGAAAAGCTATTAAGGAATGAATTGAACAGAGTCATTATAGAGAAAAACCTTGTTTTGCATCAGGAAGACGCCCTTCTTCAGGAGATTCCGGCGAATcctaattgaaaaacaaaattttacttCACGGCAGTAGGAAAAAGTTAATGAAGTTCTACCATGAACATTACCTTTCTTCCTGGAACAAAGTCAATAGTAGGGCCTCCGGTTACCTCAACTGCAACAACCCCAGCAAGCTAAACATTCGAGAATGATTGAGAATAAGTTAAAGATGGAATCAGAACACCACAGTTTTCCTATCATAAACAACTAACCACTGTGATTTCAAAAGTGTTCTTAGCCTATCTGATCAGGTATTCTCTGCAGTAAAGCTAATTAACATAATGAGAAtagagatggttctttgactaTAAGAAATCGTTAAGAAAAAGATAATCACCTGATATAAGTCAGCATATGTAATTTTGGGGTGTTTGGCCTTGATTCCCTCTGAAACGAAAACATAACCAAGTAGGTCATTagcaggaagaaaaaaaaaagctgtttttttccttacagTTCTTTGAATCTTCACTAAATTACTAATAATATCAGATAAAATGATTCACAAAAGGGGGTAA is a genomic window of Populus alba chromosome 5, ASM523922v2, whole genome shotgun sequence containing:
- the LOC118029860 gene encoding L-ascorbate peroxidase 3, giving the protein MAGKVVDAEYSKEIEKARRDLRALIASKSCAPIMLRLAWHDAGTYDAKTKTGGPDGSIRNEKELAHAANNGLKIAIDFCEGIKAKHPKITYADLYQLAGVVAVEVTGGPTIDFVPGRKDSPESPEEGRLPDAKQGASHLRDVFYRMGLSDKDIVALSGGHTLGRAHRDRSGFDGPWTKEPLKFDNSYFQELLKGDSEGLLKLRTDRVLVEDPEFRKYVVLYVEDEDAFFSDYAESHKKLSELGFTPPSSSLKAITKNRTLLAQTAVGVAVAATVIILSYFYEINRRV